The Deltaproteobacteria bacterium genome includes a window with the following:
- the fliP gene encoding flagellar type III secretion system pore protein FliP (The bacterial flagellar biogenesis protein FliP forms a type III secretion system (T3SS)-type pore required for flagellar assembly.): MNKRAYKNLIKYTICLLIFAGVLFLVIPSAWSEPLPIPTINLNIGGSGESGQVSTVLKLLMLLTVLALAPSILIMLTSFTRIVVVFSLLRHALGTQQLPPNQIIVGLSLFLTFFIMTPVWEKVNTQALQPYFNNQISGEKAFELSTPPIKDFMLKQTREKDLALFVKISKAKRPDTPADISLSVLIPSFVISELRTAFQIGFLIYMPFLVLDMVIASVLLSMGMMMLPPVMVSMPFKLLLFVLVDGWYLIVGSLVQSFGPM, from the coding sequence ATGAATAAGCGAGCCTATAAAAATCTAATTAAGTATACGATATGTCTACTGATATTTGCTGGTGTTTTATTCTTAGTCATTCCATCGGCGTGGTCTGAACCCCTTCCTATTCCGACCATCAATCTGAATATCGGTGGTTCCGGGGAATCAGGTCAGGTATCGACGGTACTAAAGCTCCTCATGTTACTTACCGTATTGGCTCTTGCTCCCTCCATTCTTATTATGTTGACCTCATTTACGAGAATCGTTGTCGTATTTTCTCTGTTACGGCATGCCCTGGGGACGCAACAGTTGCCTCCTAATCAAATTATCGTTGGGCTATCACTCTTTCTAACTTTTTTTATTATGACGCCCGTCTGGGAAAAGGTCAATACGCAGGCCCTCCAACCGTATTTCAACAATCAAATATCGGGAGAAAAGGCATTTGAACTGAGCACCCCGCCGATAAAAGACTTTATGCTTAAACAGACAAGGGAAAAAGATCTTGCCCTCTTTGTAAAAATATCAAAAGCGAAAAGACCGGACACTCCTGCGGACATATCCCTTTCAGTCTTGATTCCCTCCTTTGTAATCAGCGAATTAAGAACGGCTTTTCAGATTGGATTCTTAATATATATGCCCTTTCTGGTACTGGATATGGTTATTGCCAGTGTACTTCTTTCAATGGGAATGATGATGCTTCCCCCTGTAATGGTGAGTATGCCCTTTAAATTGCTCCTTTTTGTCCTTGTTGACGGCTGGTATTTGATCGTCGGGTCGTTGGTTCAAAGCTTTGGACCTATGTAA
- the fliN gene encoding flagellar motor switch protein FliN, which yields MEQSEIDNLMKGADSDNKGDDTITWDDVQEEMSASKKQPKTAASTANFEELQKTEPKSSAAIDIEFILDIPLTVTVELGRCKMLIGDLLQLGQGSVVELAKFAGEPMDFFINQKLIAKGEVVVVNEKFGIRLTDIVSPAERISKLR from the coding sequence ATGGAACAGAGTGAAATAGACAACCTGATGAAGGGAGCAGATTCTGACAATAAAGGGGATGATACTATCACCTGGGATGATGTTCAGGAAGAGATGTCGGCATCGAAGAAACAACCAAAAACCGCCGCAAGTACAGCAAATTTTGAGGAGCTTCAGAAAACGGAGCCAAAAAGCTCTGCTGCCATAGATATTGAATTTATTCTGGATATTCCTCTTACGGTAACCGTTGAGCTCGGCAGATGCAAGATGTTGATTGGAGATCTTTTGCAATTGGGACAGGGATCAGTCGTTGAACTGGCAAAGTTTGCGGGTGAACCGATGGATTTTTTTATTAACCAGAAATTGATCGCTAAGGGTGAAGTAGTGGTAGTCAATGAAAAGTTCGGCATTCGTTTAACCGATATCGTTTCACCTGCGGAAAGAATCAGCAAACTCAGATAG
- the fliO gene encoding flagellar biosynthetic protein FliO: MGAVDFFSSLVKMISALAVVLGIMIAAMYFVKKFMKGTASGIDDGKFIKIISTRYIGPKCSIMLIDVLSSIIVISMANNQITMLTTISDPKSLERLKDFDRDKKNPVSLFDNLSSYRSKLLAPRQTRRGSRENE; this comes from the coding sequence ATGGGTGCAGTGGACTTCTTTTCGTCACTGGTAAAAATGATATCGGCGCTCGCCGTAGTCTTGGGGATTATGATTGCAGCAATGTATTTTGTGAAAAAGTTTATGAAGGGAACAGCGTCAGGCATTGATGATGGAAAGTTTATAAAAATCATATCAACCAGATATATCGGACCGAAATGCAGCATTATGCTTATAGATGTCCTCAGCAGCATCATCGTAATTAGTATGGCAAATAACCAGATTACTATGCTTACAACGATTTCGGACCCCAAATCCTTAGAGCGTCTGAAGGATTTTGACAGAGACAAAAAGAACCCCGTCTCCCTTTTTGATAATCTGTCGTCGTACAGAAGTAAGTTGCTGGCCCCGAGACAGACGAGGAGAGGGTCGAGAGAGAATGAATAA
- the fliR gene encoding flagellar biosynthetic protein FliR has protein sequence MPYITAEQAEILILTLLRVSAMIITIPILGDRTIPVRVKAGLSLLITFLIIPSLQTTAWTLSADIFTFVFRMAGEIMIGVMVGFTAQLIFAGIQLAGQLIGFQMGFSIVNVLDPSNNDEVSIISQFQYLIAMLIFLIMNGHHIFLYAIAESFTILPPLGFHFSGGLMQLVLVFVKDMLEVSIKTGAPIIAALLFLSVGMGLVARTVPQINIFIVGFPLQIAIGLIGIGLTLPVFVRILEGRFSNLEGEIISLLRLMQ, from the coding sequence ATGCCTTACATTACAGCCGAACAGGCAGAAATATTAATCTTAACTCTTCTTCGAGTCAGTGCAATGATTATAACCATCCCGATACTGGGAGACAGGACAATTCCTGTCAGGGTTAAGGCGGGATTATCTCTTTTAATTACATTTCTTATCATTCCATCTCTTCAGACGACGGCTTGGACCCTCAGTGCTGACATCTTTACTTTCGTCTTCCGGATGGCGGGGGAGATTATGATCGGTGTTATGGTAGGGTTTACCGCCCAGTTGATTTTCGCAGGGATCCAGCTTGCCGGACAGCTCATCGGGTTTCAAATGGGCTTTTCCATTGTGAATGTGCTTGATCCCTCCAATAATGACGAGGTGTCCATTATATCTCAGTTTCAGTATCTCATTGCTATGCTGATATTTCTGATTATGAACGGCCATCATATTTTTTTATATGCCATAGCAGAAAGTTTCACAATACTTCCTCCCCTTGGTTTTCATTTTTCGGGAGGATTGATGCAGTTGGTACTCGTTTTTGTGAAAGATATGCTAGAAGTTTCAATCAAAACGGGAGCGCCCATAATTGCCGCTTTGCTATTTTTGAGTGTTGGGATGGGTTTGGTGGCAAGGACGGTACCCCAAATAAACATATTTATCGTTGGTTTTCCTCTACAAATAGCGATCGGCTTGATCGGCATTGGATTAACGCTCCCGGTCTTTGTGCGGATATTGGAGGGTCGTTTCTCGAATCTTGAGGGAGAAATTATTTCACTTCTCCGTCTCATGCAATAA
- the fliQ gene encoding flagellar biosynthesis protein FliQ: MSSDFVIGIAVETIKVTLLISAPMLLVGLVVGLVISIFQAVTQIQEMTLVFVPKIVAVLVALIITLPWMINIMITYTHNIFANFPMYIR; encoded by the coding sequence ATGTCCAGTGATTTCGTAATAGGTATAGCAGTTGAAACGATAAAAGTGACCCTTTTGATATCGGCGCCGATGCTGCTTGTCGGTCTTGTTGTCGGACTCGTAATCAGTATCTTCCAGGCCGTTACGCAAATTCAAGAGATGACGTTAGTTTTTGTTCCCAAGATTGTGGCTGTCTTGGTTGCTCTGATTATAACATTACCGTGGATGATTAATATAATGATAACCTATACTCATAATATTTTTGCAAACTTTCCAATGTATATCAGGTAG